A single window of Acidimicrobiales bacterium DNA harbors:
- a CDS encoding multidrug ABC transporter ATP-binding protein, with the protein MGKVKMEAVEAGLSPDSQKGSANTDGTTEVVVSLEGVFHAFGDVAALTDLTLSVPKGTITVLLGPNGAGKTTALRVITGAIAPHRGNVRVFGLDPQIHGEDVRRRCGVVSAKPSLYDRLSGWENLYYAARLYGVHREAEARIRRAAEHFGIQYALDRQVGAYSTGMKTRLALARAILHDPELLLFDEPTSGLDPESSQAVLQLIRQMTSTGRSVVMCTHLLAEAEGLADHVVILDAGADLVQGSPEELIRRYWPHQVVRFESLDPGGLELLRDRPGVLSFGWDGSVDSTAAVVQVDTIERIPALIDELRGRGVRVVRVDPHRPTLEELYFAVRAERRMDATVAHPDAHRWGGPGQELATRARDAEEAATR; encoded by the coding sequence TTGGGCAAGGTGAAGATGGAGGCGGTCGAAGCAGGACTTTCCCCGGACTCTCAGAAGGGCTCTGCGAACACAGACGGGACCACGGAAGTCGTCGTGAGCCTCGAGGGCGTCTTCCACGCCTTCGGCGACGTCGCTGCTCTGACCGACCTGACTCTCTCGGTTCCGAAAGGGACGATTACCGTTCTCCTCGGGCCGAACGGCGCCGGGAAGACGACCGCCCTGCGGGTTATCACCGGCGCGATCGCTCCCCACCGCGGGAACGTTCGTGTGTTCGGCCTCGACCCCCAGATCCATGGCGAAGACGTCCGTCGCCGGTGCGGAGTCGTCTCCGCGAAGCCCTCACTCTACGACCGCCTCTCCGGATGGGAGAACCTCTACTACGCGGCCAGGCTGTACGGCGTCCACCGAGAGGCAGAAGCCAGGATCAGACGGGCCGCGGAGCACTTTGGGATCCAGTACGCGCTCGATCGCCAAGTCGGGGCGTACTCGACCGGGATGAAGACGCGCCTCGCCCTAGCCCGAGCGATCCTCCACGATCCCGAGCTGCTCCTCTTCGACGAACCCACGTCCGGCCTCGATCCCGAGAGCTCACAGGCCGTGTTGCAACTCATCCGGCAGATGACCAGCACCGGACGAAGCGTGGTCATGTGCACCCACCTCTTGGCGGAAGCCGAGGGTCTCGCCGACCACGTCGTCATCTTGGACGCCGGAGCCGACCTGGTGCAGGGGTCACCGGAAGAGCTGATCCGGCGATACTGGCCCCACCAGGTCGTGCGCTTCGAGTCGCTCGACCCCGGCGGCCTCGAACTCCTGAGAGACAGACCCGGGGTTCTCTCGTTCGGCTGGGACGGCAGCGTCGACTCGACGGCCGCGGTCGTGCAGGTGGACACCATCGAGCGGATCCCCGCTCTGATCGACGAGCTCAGAGGGCGAGGAGTTCGTGTCGTCCGAGTCGATCCCCACAGGCCCACTCTGGAAGAGCTCTACTTCGCCGTCAGGGCGGAGAGACGGATGGACGCGACCGTCGCGCATCCGGACGCGCACCGCTGGGGAGGCCCCGGGCAGGAGCTCGCGACACGTGCACGGGACGCAGAGGAGGCGGCCACCCGATGA
- a CDS encoding putative transcriptional regulatory protein has translation MSGHSKWHSIKHKKGANDVRRGKLFAKLLRQVEVAARQGGGDLDANPTLRTMYQKARDASVPLENIERAIKRGTGELEGVDYQQVTYEAYAPHGIALYIEALTDNRNRTGSEIRTILNRNGGSMGEPGSVAWQFERKGIVTVPKSVEEDTLLQVVLEAGAEDVADDGDSWRVTCAPGDLPGVRSALEAAGVEIESADVTMLPTTTVLLDDPQSARDVLRVVDLLDDHDDVAGVYANFDIPDEVLQEVSGQT, from the coding sequence ATGTCCGGCCATTCGAAATGGCACTCGATCAAGCACAAGAAGGGCGCGAACGACGTCCGCCGGGGAAAGCTCTTCGCAAAACTCCTCAGGCAGGTCGAGGTGGCAGCCCGCCAGGGAGGCGGTGACCTGGACGCCAACCCGACGTTGCGGACGATGTATCAGAAAGCCAGGGACGCCTCCGTTCCCTTGGAGAACATCGAGCGCGCGATCAAGCGCGGCACGGGGGAACTAGAGGGTGTCGACTATCAGCAGGTCACCTACGAGGCCTACGCGCCACATGGGATAGCCCTCTACATAGAGGCTCTGACGGACAACCGCAACCGGACCGGCTCGGAGATCCGCACCATCCTCAACCGGAACGGCGGCTCGATGGGGGAGCCGGGGTCTGTGGCCTGGCAGTTCGAGCGGAAGGGGATCGTCACCGTGCCGAAGTCGGTTGAGGAGGACACACTCCTGCAAGTGGTCCTGGAAGCAGGAGCGGAGGACGTCGCCGACGACGGTGATTCGTGGCGAGTCACGTGCGCCCCCGGGGACCTCCCCGGGGTCCGGTCGGCTCTGGAGGCGGCGGGTGTGGAGATCGAGTCGGCGGACGTGACGATGCTCCCCACGACGACCGTGCTACTCGACGACCCCCAGAGCGCACGGGACGTACTCCGGGTGGTCGATCTACTCGACGACCACGACGACGTCGCAGGGGTGTACGCGAACTTCGACATACCCGACGAGGTACTGCAGGAGGTCTCCGGCCAGACCTGA
- the pdxT gene encoding pyridoxal 5'-phosphate synthase subunit PdxT has protein sequence MKVGILALQGAVGAHRRHLERLGAATTEVRVPDDVCGIDAIVMPGGESTTMTRLIDTSGLRSVLSEALVAGMPVLATCAGMILLAREVLDGRPDQWSFGVLGVTVRRNAYGSQIASFEADLEIPVLGPPPFRGVFIRAPVVEAVEPEVEVLATYEGRPVLCRRGPTVAASFHPELTDDPRIHSLFLELIERGGS, from the coding sequence GTGAAGGTCGGGATCCTCGCGCTGCAAGGAGCAGTAGGTGCTCACCGACGTCACCTGGAGCGTCTCGGCGCTGCAACGACCGAGGTGCGTGTTCCGGACGACGTATGTGGCATCGACGCGATCGTCATGCCGGGCGGTGAGTCGACCACGATGACGCGGCTGATCGACACGTCGGGGCTACGGAGTGTCTTGAGCGAGGCGTTGGTCGCGGGGATGCCGGTTCTGGCGACGTGCGCAGGGATGATCCTCCTTGCGCGCGAGGTCCTGGACGGAAGACCGGATCAGTGGTCGTTCGGAGTGTTGGGCGTCACGGTGCGCCGTAACGCGTACGGAAGCCAGATCGCCTCGTTCGAGGCAGATCTGGAGATACCCGTCCTGGGCCCCCCTCCGTTCCGGGGCGTCTTCATCAGGGCTCCCGTCGTCGAAGCCGTCGAACCGGAAGTCGAGGTCCTGGCTACGTACGAAGGGAGGCCGGTGCTGTGTCGCCGAGGTCCGACCGTCGCCGCGTCCTTCCACCCGGAGCTCACCGACGATCCCCGAATCCATTCGTTGTTCCTCGAACTGATCGAGAGAGGAGGATCCTGA
- the pdxS gene encoding pyridoxal 5'-phosphate synthase subunit PdxS, whose translation MSEARSPSHGETGTVRVKRGLAEMLKGGVIMDVVTPEQARIAEDAGAVAVMALERVPAEIRRQGGVARMSDPEVIEAIKSAVTIPVMAKVRIGHFAEAQVLEALGVDYIDESEVLTPADEEHHIDKWAFTVPFVCGATNLGEALRRISEGAAMIRSKGEAGTGNIVEAVRHLRSIVGDIRRIAASGSEELYAWAKKLQAPLELVREVAETGWLPVPLFCAGGIATPADAALVMQLGAEAVFVGSGIFLSENPAARAKAIVEATAHYDDPSIVAKASRGLGAPMKGSELASLETRLAERGW comes from the coding sequence GTGAGCGAGGCGAGGAGTCCGAGCCACGGAGAGACGGGCACCGTCCGGGTGAAGCGTGGCCTTGCCGAGATGCTGAAGGGCGGTGTGATCATGGATGTGGTCACACCCGAGCAGGCCCGCATCGCGGAGGACGCGGGAGCGGTGGCTGTCATGGCTCTCGAACGGGTACCCGCCGAGATCAGGCGGCAAGGGGGCGTGGCCCGGATGAGCGACCCTGAAGTCATCGAGGCTATCAAGTCCGCGGTCACCATTCCGGTGATGGCCAAGGTGCGGATCGGGCACTTCGCCGAGGCTCAGGTGCTGGAGGCTCTGGGTGTCGACTACATAGACGAGAGTGAGGTGCTGACTCCGGCAGACGAAGAACACCACATCGACAAGTGGGCGTTCACGGTCCCGTTTGTCTGCGGTGCGACCAACCTCGGAGAGGCTCTGCGGCGGATATCCGAGGGAGCCGCGATGATCCGGTCGAAGGGAGAGGCGGGAACGGGGAACATCGTCGAGGCGGTGCGGCACCTGCGCTCGATAGTGGGAGACATCCGCCGGATAGCCGCCTCGGGCTCCGAAGAGCTCTACGCGTGGGCGAAGAAATTGCAGGCACCCCTCGAGCTCGTCCGTGAGGTGGCCGAGACGGGATGGCTCCCAGTGCCACTCTTCTGCGCCGGGGGGATCGCAACCCCTGCCGACGCGGCGCTGGTCATGCAGCTGGGTGCAGAGGCTGTGTTCGTCGGCTCCGGGATCTTCTTGAGTGAGAATCCGGCAGCCAGGGCAAAGGCCATCGTGGAGGCCACGGCACATTACGACGATCCGTCGATCGTGGCGAAGGCGAGCCGCGGTCTGGGTGCACCGATGAAGGGGTCGGAGTTGGCTTCGCTCGAGACACGGCTCGCCGAACGGGGTTGGTGA
- a CDS encoding LemA family protein yields MTPVVVLLVVLVIVAVVLVAMYNGLVRLRNQVDSAWAHVDVQLRRRYDLIPNLVETVKGYAAHERETLEAVIQARNRAMAAGSPKEQAEAENIFAGAIRGLLALSESYPELKANENFENLQKELSDTESKVAYARQYYNDIVAKYNTRIQTFPTVMVAGMFGFRPREYFEAEGDSRGPVVVDF; encoded by the coding sequence GTGACTCCGGTCGTCGTTCTGCTCGTGGTCCTCGTGATCGTGGCCGTGGTGCTGGTGGCCATGTACAACGGTTTGGTGAGACTGCGCAATCAGGTCGACAGCGCGTGGGCACACGTGGACGTGCAGTTGAGACGGCGTTACGACCTGATTCCGAACCTCGTCGAGACGGTCAAGGGGTATGCAGCTCACGAGCGGGAGACGCTGGAGGCGGTGATCCAGGCGCGGAACCGAGCTATGGCGGCCGGTTCGCCGAAGGAACAGGCCGAGGCCGAGAACATCTTCGCCGGGGCGATTCGTGGTCTTCTGGCTCTCTCGGAGTCGTACCCGGAGCTGAAGGCGAACGAGAACTTCGAGAACCTGCAAAAGGAGCTTTCCGACACGGAGAGCAAGGTCGCCTACGCACGGCAGTATTACAACGACATAGTCGCCAAGTACAACACGAGGATCCAGACGTTCCCCACCGTCATGGTGGCGGGGATGTTCGGTTTCAGGCCGAGGGAGTATTTCGAGGCCGAGGGCGATTCACGCGGGCCCGTGGTCGTGGACTTCTGA
- a CDS encoding putative phosphatidylinositol alpha-mannosyltransferase: MKIGLICPYSLTIPGGVQQQVLQLARTIRELGEEVLVVAPCDGPPPEPWVVSVGPSIPAAANGSVAPIAPDPQAQLRTISILGGERFDLLHLHEPFVPGPTLTSLLAKPAPIVGTFHAAGGSAAYRYLRPVLRLLDRRLDLRCAVSEEAKRMAGEVCDGEILVLFNGIDPEPFETAEPHPKEGPTVLFLGRHEPRKGLEVLLEACEQLPSQVHVWVAGEGPETERLRARYGGDARVEWLGVVSDRERAARLKAADVFCAPSLGSESFGVVLLEAMAAGTAVVATSISGYRQVATAGVDALLVRPGDPQELASAIGALLGDDELRRSLVAAGKLTVRRFAMDVLARRYVDIYHGLVSSVDGSPPRSSTAEA; this comes from the coding sequence ATGAAGATCGGCCTGATCTGTCCTTACAGCCTCACCATTCCCGGGGGAGTCCAGCAACAGGTGTTGCAGCTGGCGCGCACGATCCGCGAGCTCGGCGAGGAGGTCCTGGTGGTCGCACCATGTGACGGTCCGCCGCCGGAGCCGTGGGTGGTCTCGGTAGGCCCGAGCATCCCCGCCGCCGCCAACGGATCTGTGGCGCCGATAGCACCCGACCCACAGGCCCAGCTCCGCACCATCTCCATCCTGGGTGGCGAGCGGTTCGACCTCTTGCACCTTCACGAGCCGTTCGTGCCCGGACCGACGCTCACCAGCCTCTTGGCAAAACCCGCTCCGATCGTAGGGACGTTCCACGCAGCAGGTGGCTCGGCCGCCTACAGGTACCTCCGTCCCGTCCTGAGGCTTCTCGACAGACGGCTGGACTTGCGGTGCGCCGTCTCCGAGGAGGCGAAGCGTATGGCCGGCGAGGTCTGTGACGGAGAGATCCTGGTCCTCTTCAACGGCATAGACCCCGAACCGTTCGAGACCGCGGAGCCACATCCCAAGGAAGGACCGACGGTGTTGTTCCTCGGTCGGCACGAGCCCAGGAAGGGTTTGGAGGTCCTATTGGAGGCCTGTGAACAGCTGCCCAGTCAGGTGCACGTGTGGGTGGCAGGCGAAGGGCCCGAGACGGAGCGCCTGCGTGCGCGTTACGGAGGTGACGCTCGCGTCGAATGGCTGGGGGTGGTCTCCGACCGGGAACGAGCGGCGCGGCTCAAGGCTGCCGACGTCTTCTGCGCCCCGTCGCTGGGGAGCGAGTCGTTCGGGGTGGTCCTGTTGGAGGCGATGGCCGCCGGGACCGCGGTGGTGGCGACGTCGATCTCGGGGTACCGGCAGGTGGCGACCGCGGGAGTAGATGCCCTGCTCGTCCGACCCGGGGATCCACAGGAGCTGGCGTCTGCGATCGGCGCGCTGCTGGGGGACGACGAGCTGAGGAGAAGCCTCGTGGCAGCGGGAAAGCTCACGGTGCGCCGGTTCGCGATGGACGTCCTGGCGAGGCGCTACGTCGATATCTACCACGGGCTCGTCTCGTCGGTCGACGGATCGCCGCCTCGCAGCTCGACGGCGGAAGCGTAA
- a CDS encoding lipid A biosynthesis lauroyl acyltransferase: MADWNPGVGAYRAAMRLAGILPRTGAMCLADLAAELAMRRSRSRRVVVERNLLRIWGARPPDRVIRSAVRRTFRSYARYWYESLLLPSLPLEEVDRRFGFEGLEHILRAREEGRGPLMVIPHLGGWEWAARWLTGVAGIPLTAVVEPLEPRELFEFFVEYRRRLGVHVVPLGPSAAAEIVRAVRRREVVCLLADRDIAGNGVPVEFFGEVTTLPAGPATLALRTGAPLLPTAVYFRGEGLYTVVRPPLRVERRGRLRDDVLRVTKMVAAALEDLIRRAPEQWHVMSPNWPSDRALVERLGGVDRVGVTRAADTGFSGGSGEDAEAVQAP; the protein is encoded by the coding sequence GTGGCCGATTGGAACCCCGGCGTAGGTGCCTACAGGGCTGCCATGCGCCTCGCCGGCATACTTCCTCGTACCGGCGCTATGTGCCTGGCCGACCTCGCCGCAGAGCTGGCCATGCGCAGGTCGCGGTCGCGGCGGGTCGTCGTGGAACGGAACCTATTACGCATCTGGGGTGCGAGGCCTCCGGACCGAGTGATCCGATCTGCAGTCCGACGCACGTTCCGCTCATACGCCCGCTACTGGTACGAGTCGCTGCTGCTTCCGTCTCTTCCCCTCGAGGAGGTGGACCGTCGTTTTGGCTTCGAAGGGCTGGAGCACATTCTCCGCGCCAGAGAAGAGGGGCGAGGACCTCTCATGGTGATCCCCCACCTCGGGGGATGGGAGTGGGCGGCACGGTGGCTCACCGGCGTCGCGGGGATTCCGCTGACGGCGGTGGTCGAGCCGCTGGAGCCCCGGGAGCTGTTCGAGTTCTTCGTCGAGTACCGGAGGCGCCTGGGCGTGCACGTGGTCCCGCTCGGACCCTCGGCCGCAGCGGAGATCGTGAGAGCCGTCCGCCGACGTGAGGTGGTGTGCCTTCTCGCCGACCGGGACATCGCAGGGAACGGAGTTCCGGTGGAGTTCTTCGGGGAGGTGACGACCCTGCCGGCCGGTCCGGCCACACTCGCGCTACGTACGGGTGCGCCGCTCCTTCCCACAGCCGTGTACTTTCGCGGAGAAGGCCTGTACACCGTCGTACGCCCACCCCTTCGTGTAGAGCGCCGAGGTCGGCTACGCGACGACGTGCTGCGCGTCACGAAGATGGTGGCGGCGGCGTTGGAGGACCTGATCCGTCGGGCGCCCGAACAGTGGCACGTGATGAGCCCGAACTGGCCCTCCGACCGGGCTCTCGTCGAGAGGCTCGGCGGCGTGGACCGCGTGGGCGTCACACGCGCGGCCGACACGGGATTCTCAGGCGGATCCGGGGAAGATGCAGAAGCCGTACAGGCGCCATGA